TACTAATTCTAAAATAAATCCGGGTAAAACATTTTCTCCAGATAAAGTCGTGGGTAATGATACTATTTCTACAGGTTGATTTTGACGATAAATTTCTATTTGTTGATTTTGAGGATCAATTAACCAACCTAACCGTAAACCACTATTCAGATACTCCTGCATTTTCTCTTGTAATTGACTCAAAGAATCGGTACGAGAACGCAATTCAATGACAAAATCAGGACAGATTTTTGCAAATTTTTCTCTTTCTTTAATGCTTAAAGATTCCCAACGTTCATTAGCAATCCAAGCCACATCAGGAGAGCGTTTACCACCATTAGGTAGAGTAAAAACAGTAGAAGAACTAAATACTTTTCCGAGTTTAGTTTGAAGATTCCATAACCAAACATAACCATTAAAATCTGACTCTCTATTACCACTAATTGCACCAACTGGAGGCATAATTATCAATTCTCCCTTAGCAGTTTGTTCAAGTTTCCAATCTTCATTAATTTGACATAATTGATAAAATTGATCATCACTTAACCCTACATTTTTGATGTTTAAAATAACTGGTTTAGATATAATCATTACTGATAATCTCCTTCAAGGTTAGGGAATGGATAAGAGGTTGTTTGATAGCGTTCACGAAGTGTGCCGAAGGCATAGCGTGGCGTTAGCCATAAAGTATTAGATGAAACCGATAATCTCCAATAACCTAACCCCCCTGCCCCCCTTCCCTAGGAGGGAAGGGGGGTTTCAAAGCCTCTCCCCGCTTCGGGGAGAGGTTTACAAGAGGGGTTTGTTTATACATTAAAAACTTGTTCATTCATCCTCTAAGAGTCTCTGAATTAATTATCTACAATATTTTGTTAATTTTCCACTTCTGGTTATTCTTGTAGTAATTTATTATTGAACGCAGATAAACGCAGATAAACGCAGATGAGAAAGGGATGATTTGATCAATTTTATTCATCTCCATCAAGTACAATTTACCAAAACTTACCAAAACTTACCAATGCTGGATATTAAACAAATTAGAGAAAATCCCCAACTTATACAAGAGAAGTTGAATACTCGTAGTGGCAAATACGAGATTCAGCCGATATTAGATTTGAGTCAAAAACAACGGGAATTGGAAGTAAAACGGAATGAACTCCAAGCCCGGAGTAATGAAATTGGTAAAATAGTCGGACAAAAGGTAAAATCTGGTGTTAATCCTCAAGATCCAGAAATACAGGCTTTAAAGGATGAAGGAAATAGTCTCAAAATTACTTTAAGTGAGTTAGAACCCCAGGAAAAAGAATTAAAAGTCCAAATTCACACTTTATTATTAGCACTTCCTAATCTTCCTAGTGATTCTACTCCCATTGGTACAAGTGAAGATGATAACCAAGAAGTGAAAACATGGGGAGATGAATATATACCCCAAAATCCGAATATTGTCCCTCATTGGGAAATTGGGGAAAAGTTGGGATTTTTGAACTTTGAAAGAGCGGTAAAAATTGCCCAAACTCGCTTTGTGAGTCTTGTCGGTGCGGGTGCGGCTTTAGAAAGAGCATTAATTCAGTTTATGCTCAGTACACATATTCAAGCTGGGTATATAGAAATTAGTCCACCGTTGTTAGTAAATACTGATTCTTTAACAGGTACGGGACAATTACCTAAGTTTGCAGAAGATAGTTTTAAATGTGCAGAAGATGATTTGTGGTTAATTCCGACTGCGGAAGTTCCTGTGACTAATTTTTATCGCGGGGAAATTATTAATGCGGAAGATCTACCAATTTATCATACTGCATATACGCCATGTTTTCGTCGAGAAGCGGGAAGTTATGGCCGGGATATGCGGGGTTTAATTCGGTTGCATCAATTCAATAAAGTTGAGTTGGTGAAGTTAGTAAAACCGGAAAGTTCTTTTGATGAATTGGAGAAGTTGCTAGTCAGTGCGGAGAGTATTTTACAGGCTTTAAAGTTGCCTTATCGGGTGATTAATTTATGTACTGCTGATTTAGGTTTTGGGGCAACTAAAACTTATGATTTAGAGGTATGGTTGCCTTCTGCTGGGAAGTATCGAGAGATTTCTAGTTGTTCTAATTGTGTTGATTTTCAAGCGAGAAGGGCAGATATTCGGTTTAAGGATGCTGGTAAGAAAGGGACGCAGTTTGTGCATACTTTGAAT
The window above is part of the Dolichospermum sp. DET69 genome. Proteins encoded here:
- a CDS encoding Uma2 family endonuclease, producing MIISKPVILNIKNVGLSDDQFYQLCQINEDWKLEQTAKGELIIMPPVGAISGNRESDFNGYVWLWNLQTKLGKVFSSSTVFTLPNGGKRSPDVAWIANERWESLSIKEREKFAKICPDFVIELRSRTDSLSQLQEKMQEYLNSGLRLGWLIDPQNQQIEIYRQNQPVEIVSLPTTLSGENVLPGFILELVVF
- the serS gene encoding serine--tRNA ligase, which encodes MLDIKQIRENPQLIQEKLNTRSGKYEIQPILDLSQKQRELEVKRNELQARSNEIGKIVGQKVKSGVNPQDPEIQALKDEGNSLKITLSELEPQEKELKVQIHTLLLALPNLPSDSTPIGTSEDDNQEVKTWGDEYIPQNPNIVPHWEIGEKLGFLNFERAVKIAQTRFVSLVGAGAALERALIQFMLSTHIQAGYIEISPPLLVNTDSLTGTGQLPKFAEDSFKCAEDDLWLIPTAEVPVTNFYRGEIINAEDLPIYHTAYTPCFRREAGSYGRDMRGLIRLHQFNKVELVKLVKPESSFDELEKLLVSAESILQALKLPYRVINLCTADLGFGATKTYDLEVWLPSAGKYREISSCSNCVDFQARRADIRFKDAGKKGTQFVHTLNGSGLAVGRTMAAILENYQQADGTIKVPEVLQVYLGREVL